The following coding sequences are from one Octopus bimaculoides isolate UCB-OBI-ISO-001 chromosome 3, ASM119413v2, whole genome shotgun sequence window:
- the LOC106879896 gene encoding threonine synthase-like 1 isoform X3 translates to MPVAQKLSEVGITIFLKEEGKAMMNFETKQQAVVSLTCSNPLHAESFSKISKSGVVVFLDVSKEDILKRVAKMKVNRISDFKEEIVLKEILNYRRTFYEKFYDMRIICEENENPFSISEKIFKTLNKLDNPFGYVSTRHTTQSGLHQGHMDFKTTLVCGLAKDGGLFVAEEHNFPALTPGQWKRLVGLPYNKIALRILEQWIHPSDLNPQTLNTYIENSYKNEIFSNEDVISIKHLTDNQYILELFHGPTASCKDCSLQLMSKLFLEAVQQDTLKNKKFVILVATSGDTGSAVIDGFSKLESNGSLGVMVLYPKDGVSKMQKKLMINADRKNVHVIEVDGDFDFCQKTVKNIFQDKELKDFLESKYNLSLSAANSINWGRLLPQVVHHTAAYLNMVKTGVICFGDPVNICIPTGNFGNVLAAYYSKKMGIPFQKIICANNENNIITDFMKTGCYFLHGRSLLHTISPSIDILIPSNLERYLYHISGNSTHLVKQYNKSLKDHGCFQVNNQILNRIRSDMYADWCSEEDCLDAILTTYKTSGYLLDTHTAVAKVVADRYQKSTNSKEPMIIASTAHYMKSGDTILPTILQDRQHFKELPLTDMIEIFKELQPSPKPHSKVCEMIKKSQVHYTVCKACENTIKNELLKFVASLS, encoded by the exons ATGCCAGTGGCACAAAAG CTTTCTGAAGTTGGAATAACGATTTTTCTTAAAGAAGAAGGCAAAGCCATGATGAATTTTGAGACCAAACAGCAAGCTGTTGTTTCACTCACTTGTTCAAATCCTTTACATGCTGAAAGTTTCTCCAAAATATCCAAAAGTGGTGTGGTGGTTTTCCTAGATGTCAGCAAAGAAGACATCTTGAAACGTGTGGCCAAAATGAAGGTGAACAGAATAAGTGATTTCAAGgaagaaatagttttaaaagaaattctcaACTATCGTCGAACTTTTTATGAAAAG TTTTATGACATGAGAATTATATGTGAAGAAAACGAAAATCCATTTTCAAtaagtgaaaaaatatttaagaccCTTAACAAATTGGACAATCCTTTTGGTTATGTATCTACAAGACACACTACACAATCTGGACTACATCAAGGTCATATGGATTTTAAGACTACTTTGGTCTGTGGACTTGCAAAAGATGGTGGCTTATTTGTGGCAGAGGAGCACAACTTTCCAGCATTGACACCTGGTCAGTGGAAACGTTTGGTTGGACTTCCATATAATAAAATTGCCTTGCGGATTCTTGAACAGTGGATTCATCCATCAGATCTAAATCCAcaaacattaaatacatacattgaaaaTAGTTACAAAAATGAGATTTTTTCCAATGAAGATGTTATTTCTATAAAACATTTAACAGACAATCAATATATACTTGAATTATTTCATGGTCCAACAGCATCATGTAAAGACTGTTCTCTGCAGTTGATGTCAAAGTTATTTTTAGAAGCTGTACAACAGGACactctaaaaaataaaaa GTTTGTGATTCTTGTTGCAACATCTGGAGATACTGGAAGTGCTGTGATAGACGGATTTTCGAAATTGGAAA GTAATGGATCACTCGGTGTGATGGTACTTTACCCAAAAGATGGTGTCAGCAAAATGCAGAAAAAACTGATGATCAACGCAGATAGAAAAAATGTCCATGTTATcg AAGTTGATGGAGATTTTGACTTCTGCCAGAAGAcagtaaagaatatttttcaagACAAAGAATTAAAGGATTTTCTtgaatcaaaatataatttatctcTCAG TGCAGCCAATTCCATCAACTGGGGAAGGCTTCTACCACAAGTGGTACACCATACTGCAGCTTATTTGAACATGGTTAAAACAGGTGTTATTTGCTTTGGTGATCCTGTTAACATTTGTATTCCAACCGGAAACTTTGGGAATGTGTTGGCAGCATATTACTCTAAG AAAATGGGTATTCCTTTTCAGAAAATCATTTGtgcaaacaatgaaaataacattattacTGATTTCATGAAgactggctgttatttcttgcatggaCGTAGCTTATTACATACCATCTCTCCCTCTATTGATATTCTAATACCATCGAATCTTGAAAGATATCTTTACCATATCTCCGGCAACTCAACTCACCTTGTGAAACAGTATAATAAATCTTTAAAAGATCATGGCTGTTTTCAAGTTAATAATCAA aTTTTGAATAGAATTCGGTCTGACATGTATGCTGATTGGTGCTCAGAAGAAGATTGCTTGGATGCCATTCTGACAACATATAAAACATCTG gataTCTTCTTGATACTCACACAGCAGTAGCGAAGGTTGTTGCTGACCGATACCAAAAGTCCACCAATAGTAAAGAGCCGATGATTATTGCTTCAACAGCCCATTATATGAAATCTGGTGACACAATACTGCCCACTATTCTTCAAGATCGCCAACACTTTAAAGAACTGCCATTAACAGACATGATAGAAATATTTAAGGAATTACAACCCAGCCCTAAGCCTCATTCAAAAGTCTGcgaaatgattaaaaaatccCAAGTCCACTATACAGTATGTAAAGCCTGTGAAAATACTATAAAGAATGAATTACTCAAATTTGTAGCATCACTATCCTGA
- the LOC106879896 gene encoding threonine synthase-like 1 isoform X1 — protein MIRLKPLNKLLTWSFIRDGTNKRRFYTKQKNIILLGSPGCGKTTVGRILGIKLGLPVIDIESDYLENIWKMPVAQKLSEVGITIFLKEEGKAMMNFETKQQAVVSLTCSNPLHAESFSKISKSGVVVFLDVSKEDILKRVAKMKVNRISDFKEEIVLKEILNYRRTFYEKFYDMRIICEENENPFSISEKIFKTLNKLDNPFGYVSTRHTTQSGLHQGHMDFKTTLVCGLAKDGGLFVAEEHNFPALTPGQWKRLVGLPYNKIALRILEQWIHPSDLNPQTLNTYIENSYKNEIFSNEDVISIKHLTDNQYILELFHGPTASCKDCSLQLMSKLFLEAVQQDTLKNKKFVILVATSGDTGSAVIDGFSKLESNGSLGVMVLYPKDGVSKMQKKLMINADRKNVHVIEVDGDFDFCQKTVKNIFQDKELKDFLESKYNLSLSAANSINWGRLLPQVVHHTAAYLNMVKTGVICFGDPVNICIPTGNFGNVLAAYYSKKMGIPFQKIICANNENNIITDFMKTGCYFLHGRSLLHTISPSIDILIPSNLERYLYHISGNSTHLVKQYNKSLKDHGCFQVNNQILNRIRSDMYADWCSEEDCLDAILTTYKTSGYLLDTHTAVAKVVADRYQKSTNSKEPMIIASTAHYMKSGDTILPTILQDRQHFKELPLTDMIEIFKELQPSPKPHSKVCEMIKKSQVHYTVCKACENTIKNELLKFVASLS, from the exons aaaaatattatattacttgGAAGTCCTGGCTGTGGAAAAACAACAGTTGGTAGAATTCTTGGGATAAAACTTGGATTACCTGTGATAGATATTGAGAGTGACTATTTAGAAAATATCTGGAAAATGCCAGTGGCACAAAAG CTTTCTGAAGTTGGAATAACGATTTTTCTTAAAGAAGAAGGCAAAGCCATGATGAATTTTGAGACCAAACAGCAAGCTGTTGTTTCACTCACTTGTTCAAATCCTTTACATGCTGAAAGTTTCTCCAAAATATCCAAAAGTGGTGTGGTGGTTTTCCTAGATGTCAGCAAAGAAGACATCTTGAAACGTGTGGCCAAAATGAAGGTGAACAGAATAAGTGATTTCAAGgaagaaatagttttaaaagaaattctcaACTATCGTCGAACTTTTTATGAAAAG TTTTATGACATGAGAATTATATGTGAAGAAAACGAAAATCCATTTTCAAtaagtgaaaaaatatttaagaccCTTAACAAATTGGACAATCCTTTTGGTTATGTATCTACAAGACACACTACACAATCTGGACTACATCAAGGTCATATGGATTTTAAGACTACTTTGGTCTGTGGACTTGCAAAAGATGGTGGCTTATTTGTGGCAGAGGAGCACAACTTTCCAGCATTGACACCTGGTCAGTGGAAACGTTTGGTTGGACTTCCATATAATAAAATTGCCTTGCGGATTCTTGAACAGTGGATTCATCCATCAGATCTAAATCCAcaaacattaaatacatacattgaaaaTAGTTACAAAAATGAGATTTTTTCCAATGAAGATGTTATTTCTATAAAACATTTAACAGACAATCAATATATACTTGAATTATTTCATGGTCCAACAGCATCATGTAAAGACTGTTCTCTGCAGTTGATGTCAAAGTTATTTTTAGAAGCTGTACAACAGGACactctaaaaaataaaaa GTTTGTGATTCTTGTTGCAACATCTGGAGATACTGGAAGTGCTGTGATAGACGGATTTTCGAAATTGGAAA GTAATGGATCACTCGGTGTGATGGTACTTTACCCAAAAGATGGTGTCAGCAAAATGCAGAAAAAACTGATGATCAACGCAGATAGAAAAAATGTCCATGTTATcg AAGTTGATGGAGATTTTGACTTCTGCCAGAAGAcagtaaagaatatttttcaagACAAAGAATTAAAGGATTTTCTtgaatcaaaatataatttatctcTCAG TGCAGCCAATTCCATCAACTGGGGAAGGCTTCTACCACAAGTGGTACACCATACTGCAGCTTATTTGAACATGGTTAAAACAGGTGTTATTTGCTTTGGTGATCCTGTTAACATTTGTATTCCAACCGGAAACTTTGGGAATGTGTTGGCAGCATATTACTCTAAG AAAATGGGTATTCCTTTTCAGAAAATCATTTGtgcaaacaatgaaaataacattattacTGATTTCATGAAgactggctgttatttcttgcatggaCGTAGCTTATTACATACCATCTCTCCCTCTATTGATATTCTAATACCATCGAATCTTGAAAGATATCTTTACCATATCTCCGGCAACTCAACTCACCTTGTGAAACAGTATAATAAATCTTTAAAAGATCATGGCTGTTTTCAAGTTAATAATCAA aTTTTGAATAGAATTCGGTCTGACATGTATGCTGATTGGTGCTCAGAAGAAGATTGCTTGGATGCCATTCTGACAACATATAAAACATCTG gataTCTTCTTGATACTCACACAGCAGTAGCGAAGGTTGTTGCTGACCGATACCAAAAGTCCACCAATAGTAAAGAGCCGATGATTATTGCTTCAACAGCCCATTATATGAAATCTGGTGACACAATACTGCCCACTATTCTTCAAGATCGCCAACACTTTAAAGAACTGCCATTAACAGACATGATAGAAATATTTAAGGAATTACAACCCAGCCCTAAGCCTCATTCAAAAGTCTGcgaaatgattaaaaaatccCAAGTCCACTATACAGTATGTAAAGCCTGTGAAAATACTATAAAGAATGAATTACTCAAATTTGTAGCATCACTATCCTGA
- the LOC106879896 gene encoding threonine synthase-like 1 isoform X2 — MLTICIETVSFKKNIILLGSPGCGKTTVGRILGIKLGLPVIDIESDYLENIWKMPVAQKLSEVGITIFLKEEGKAMMNFETKQQAVVSLTCSNPLHAESFSKISKSGVVVFLDVSKEDILKRVAKMKVNRISDFKEEIVLKEILNYRRTFYEKFYDMRIICEENENPFSISEKIFKTLNKLDNPFGYVSTRHTTQSGLHQGHMDFKTTLVCGLAKDGGLFVAEEHNFPALTPGQWKRLVGLPYNKIALRILEQWIHPSDLNPQTLNTYIENSYKNEIFSNEDVISIKHLTDNQYILELFHGPTASCKDCSLQLMSKLFLEAVQQDTLKNKKFVILVATSGDTGSAVIDGFSKLESNGSLGVMVLYPKDGVSKMQKKLMINADRKNVHVIEVDGDFDFCQKTVKNIFQDKELKDFLESKYNLSLSAANSINWGRLLPQVVHHTAAYLNMVKTGVICFGDPVNICIPTGNFGNVLAAYYSKKMGIPFQKIICANNENNIITDFMKTGCYFLHGRSLLHTISPSIDILIPSNLERYLYHISGNSTHLVKQYNKSLKDHGCFQVNNQILNRIRSDMYADWCSEEDCLDAILTTYKTSGYLLDTHTAVAKVVADRYQKSTNSKEPMIIASTAHYMKSGDTILPTILQDRQHFKELPLTDMIEIFKELQPSPKPHSKVCEMIKKSQVHYTVCKACENTIKNELLKFVASLS, encoded by the exons aaaaatattatattacttgGAAGTCCTGGCTGTGGAAAAACAACAGTTGGTAGAATTCTTGGGATAAAACTTGGATTACCTGTGATAGATATTGAGAGTGACTATTTAGAAAATATCTGGAAAATGCCAGTGGCACAAAAG CTTTCTGAAGTTGGAATAACGATTTTTCTTAAAGAAGAAGGCAAAGCCATGATGAATTTTGAGACCAAACAGCAAGCTGTTGTTTCACTCACTTGTTCAAATCCTTTACATGCTGAAAGTTTCTCCAAAATATCCAAAAGTGGTGTGGTGGTTTTCCTAGATGTCAGCAAAGAAGACATCTTGAAACGTGTGGCCAAAATGAAGGTGAACAGAATAAGTGATTTCAAGgaagaaatagttttaaaagaaattctcaACTATCGTCGAACTTTTTATGAAAAG TTTTATGACATGAGAATTATATGTGAAGAAAACGAAAATCCATTTTCAAtaagtgaaaaaatatttaagaccCTTAACAAATTGGACAATCCTTTTGGTTATGTATCTACAAGACACACTACACAATCTGGACTACATCAAGGTCATATGGATTTTAAGACTACTTTGGTCTGTGGACTTGCAAAAGATGGTGGCTTATTTGTGGCAGAGGAGCACAACTTTCCAGCATTGACACCTGGTCAGTGGAAACGTTTGGTTGGACTTCCATATAATAAAATTGCCTTGCGGATTCTTGAACAGTGGATTCATCCATCAGATCTAAATCCAcaaacattaaatacatacattgaaaaTAGTTACAAAAATGAGATTTTTTCCAATGAAGATGTTATTTCTATAAAACATTTAACAGACAATCAATATATACTTGAATTATTTCATGGTCCAACAGCATCATGTAAAGACTGTTCTCTGCAGTTGATGTCAAAGTTATTTTTAGAAGCTGTACAACAGGACactctaaaaaataaaaa GTTTGTGATTCTTGTTGCAACATCTGGAGATACTGGAAGTGCTGTGATAGACGGATTTTCGAAATTGGAAA GTAATGGATCACTCGGTGTGATGGTACTTTACCCAAAAGATGGTGTCAGCAAAATGCAGAAAAAACTGATGATCAACGCAGATAGAAAAAATGTCCATGTTATcg AAGTTGATGGAGATTTTGACTTCTGCCAGAAGAcagtaaagaatatttttcaagACAAAGAATTAAAGGATTTTCTtgaatcaaaatataatttatctcTCAG TGCAGCCAATTCCATCAACTGGGGAAGGCTTCTACCACAAGTGGTACACCATACTGCAGCTTATTTGAACATGGTTAAAACAGGTGTTATTTGCTTTGGTGATCCTGTTAACATTTGTATTCCAACCGGAAACTTTGGGAATGTGTTGGCAGCATATTACTCTAAG AAAATGGGTATTCCTTTTCAGAAAATCATTTGtgcaaacaatgaaaataacattattacTGATTTCATGAAgactggctgttatttcttgcatggaCGTAGCTTATTACATACCATCTCTCCCTCTATTGATATTCTAATACCATCGAATCTTGAAAGATATCTTTACCATATCTCCGGCAACTCAACTCACCTTGTGAAACAGTATAATAAATCTTTAAAAGATCATGGCTGTTTTCAAGTTAATAATCAA aTTTTGAATAGAATTCGGTCTGACATGTATGCTGATTGGTGCTCAGAAGAAGATTGCTTGGATGCCATTCTGACAACATATAAAACATCTG gataTCTTCTTGATACTCACACAGCAGTAGCGAAGGTTGTTGCTGACCGATACCAAAAGTCCACCAATAGTAAAGAGCCGATGATTATTGCTTCAACAGCCCATTATATGAAATCTGGTGACACAATACTGCCCACTATTCTTCAAGATCGCCAACACTTTAAAGAACTGCCATTAACAGACATGATAGAAATATTTAAGGAATTACAACCCAGCCCTAAGCCTCATTCAAAAGTCTGcgaaatgattaaaaaatccCAAGTCCACTATACAGTATGTAAAGCCTGTGAAAATACTATAAAGAATGAATTACTCAAATTTGTAGCATCACTATCCTGA